CCAAGCCAGTAATTCACTCATTGGCAACAGTATATGCTTCTTTTCAGATCTGGTAATGAAAATTTTTAcctactttttaattcttttactcTGTTCATACTCTGTATATTTATTACTGTGTAGTGGAAGCACTTAACCAAAAGACCAAAGTTCTGATATCTGTGACAAATACAACTCAGAGCTACTACCATGGGAAAAAGGTATGAACTGGAAAACAGGGCTGCTAAATCAGAGACTGAATTATTAAGTCCTTATTTTACAACACCAAACATTAAGCTAAGTTAACTAAGTGTATAAACTTAAATTTCAGGTGGAGTTTGCTGAACCCCCAAATATGAAAATTACTTCCCAAAGAGTGTAAAAAATAATTACGAAGGAGAGGCTGCTGACTTGGTCACAAAAACAAGTTGAGTAGGAGGGCTTCTTCTACGTAATTGTGCCCAGCATGTGTGAGTGTGCATACGTGTCCTGTGTATGTGCCGAGATGACAGAGGAAATGGGATAAAATTCAGTCTAATAGTATGCTGTGCTGTTAGGCTGATTGAACTACTAAGAAGTTTCTTTACTCCAAAAAGTAGACAGGTTAACTGTTGGAAATTATGTAATTATTAGATATTAACAGTAATTTACAATTACATATCACTTTACAATTTACAAGTTGTTGAATATACATTCAATTTGACAGCCTGAAGGAAAGACAGCCCTTCCACTCCATCGAGGAAAAGCTAAGGAACACTTGATCAGGAAAGGTCATATAAATGCATCAATCTGTACAGCCCCACAAAGAATAAACGGGACGAAGGCAGGACCCTGGAGGGGGCCACAGGGAtttaaaggaagcaaaagactAGAACATTAGAAAGGCCCAGGGGTCTCAGGAGATTTAGGCAACAGAAGGGGCAGGTCATGTTCACTACAGAAAAGGAGGGGCACACAGTGTATGTTCCACAGtctaaaataacatgaaaagatCATAACCGAAGAGCTGGAGTCGAACTTTGTGGTTTCTGAGAACACAAGTCGATGACCACCAACCATGGCTTCTGACTGAACTCAGAATTCAGGGTTCAAAATTCTGGTTGCAACGGAGGGCTTCCTTGGCCCTTTGAAATTTATCAAAGGTCATCTGAGGAGCTGCAATTTTACACAGTGGTGGCCTCCTGAGAAGCATCTACTCCATCAATCAAGTGTAATATCTCCTAATCGTGGAAAAGGAGTCTCCGAGCAGGGCCGCGCGCTATCGATGGGAGGCCGACACCTGGGCCATCTCTTGCAGATTCCTGCTGAAAGGACTGCAAGTGTTTCTCCAGAGAAAGCACTTGCCTGGGTATGACTCAGGGCCGGGCAGGAATTCACACTATGAATCCGGGTGGTGGGAAGGCGGAGAAGTATGCCTACGAAGATCAAAGAGCCAGGAATGGAAAACACACTAAAAACCTTCCCAGTGGGCAGGCTGCCTCCCCACAGATAAGAAGACCTCTTTAATCCTGAGTGTAATCAAGGAGACAAAACAACACCCTGGATGCCACCAGCACAGGCAAAgcaaaaaaagagttaaaaaaaaaaaagagagagagagagagagaaagagaaaaaaagtatgattaagtacatacatacataacaaAGAAAAGAGCAGCAGAGACaggcaaaaaaggaaagaggagcaACGCTCACACCCTCACACCGAGGGCGATGCCGACAACTCCCACCGACCCTCCTCTGCAGCACCACCGCGCCTAATCTCAGCCGCCAACTGCACCATCCAGGTGACGAAGGAGAGACTCGGTCTAAGTCTGAGACGTCTGCAGCTCGGGTGAGGTTACCCAGGATTACCTTCTGGGTGACTCACTGAAATGTACTCGCGGTGAGTCACGCCTTGATATCAAGTCTCTCAAATTCTGCCTACTTGCAGATGAATTTAGGGATCTTAAAAGGTGAGGGATTATTCAACAAAGATGTTagcctatcttaaaaaaaaaaaaaaaaaaggcatttcttcTTCTGAGAAAAATGGGAAACTCTCAGATACAGGGGCACTGAATTACCAGGAAGGAAAGTGTCTGGTTGTGGGTTGGGAGGCCCTAGAGTCTAtctcataaaaaaggaaaagatagggAAAGTGAGAACTTGCAAAGCACCAGCA
This genomic window from Physeter macrocephalus isolate SW-GA unplaced genomic scaffold, ASM283717v5 random_1128, whole genome shotgun sequence contains:
- the ZNF655 gene encoding zinc finger protein 655 isoform X3, translating into MEEISAQEAAGSPRVQFQPLETHSEGLSPEPQFVQDTDMEQGLTGGILLRLPTTRIHSVNSCPALSHTQASAFSGETLAVLSAGICKRWPRCRPPIDSARPCSETPFPRLGDITLD